Proteins encoded in a region of the Anoxybacillus amylolyticus genome:
- a CDS encoding deoxynucleoside kinase, with product MNLREKYGIPHDAVITIAGTVGVGKSTMTRALANALQFRTSFEKVDTNPYLDKFYADFERWSFHLQIYFLAERFKEQKRIFEYGGGFVQDRSIYEDTGIFAKMHFEKGTMTKVDYETYTSLFEAMVMSPYFPHPDLLIYLEGSFEEILKRIRERGRPMEQQTPIEYWREMYLRYERWINRFNACPVLRINISDYDILENEQSVEPIVEKIAYMLDQSRYLKK from the coding sequence ATGAACTTACGTGAGAAATACGGGATTCCACACGATGCTGTCATTACTATTGCCGGAACCGTCGGTGTCGGAAAATCTACAATGACAAGAGCACTTGCTAACGCGTTACAATTTCGCACATCTTTTGAGAAAGTCGACACAAATCCATATTTAGATAAGTTTTATGCTGACTTTGAAAGATGGAGTTTTCATTTGCAAATTTATTTTCTCGCGGAACGTTTTAAAGAGCAAAAGCGAATTTTTGAATATGGTGGAGGATTTGTACAAGATCGATCGATTTACGAAGATACAGGAATTTTTGCTAAAATGCATTTTGAAAAAGGGACGATGACAAAAGTCGATTATGAAACGTATACAAGTTTATTTGAAGCGATGGTTATGTCCCCTTATTTTCCACACCCTGATTTGCTCATTTATTTGGAAGGGAGCTTTGAAGAGATTTTAAAACGTATTCGTGAGCGCGGACGACCAATGGAGCAGCAAACACCAATAGAGTATTGGAGGGAAATGTATTTAAGATATGAGCGCTGGATCAATCGTTTTAACGCCTGCCCTGTGTTAAGGATTAACATTAGCGATTACGATATTTTAGAAAATGAACAGTCCGTTGAGCCAATTGTCGAAAAAATTGCTTATATGCTTGACCAATCTCGTTATTTAAAAAAATAG
- a CDS encoding deoxynucleoside kinase: MGIVPFIAVEGPIGVGKTSLSKAIAERFRYHLLKEIVDENPFLGKFYKNIDEWSFQTEMFFLCNRYKQLEDINRDFIQKQQPVVADYHILKNLIFAERTLKQEQYKKYLKIYDILTTDMPQPNMIIYLNASLDTLLQRIEMRGREIEKNMDPFYLHELSVAYEQTMESFEKANPHVPVLRFNGDKLDFVHRPSDLLYILEQIENRLKGANCHELT; the protein is encoded by the coding sequence ATGGGGATTGTACCGTTTATTGCGGTAGAGGGTCCGATTGGCGTCGGGAAAACGTCGCTTTCGAAAGCAATTGCAGAACGGTTTCGTTATCATTTACTAAAAGAAATTGTCGATGAAAATCCATTTCTCGGGAAATTTTATAAAAATATCGATGAATGGAGTTTTCAAACCGAGATGTTTTTCCTTTGCAATCGTTATAAACAGCTAGAAGATATTAATCGTGATTTCATCCAAAAACAACAGCCTGTCGTCGCCGACTACCATATTCTTAAAAATTTAATCTTTGCCGAAAGAACGTTAAAGCAAGAACAATATAAAAAATATTTAAAAATTTATGATATTCTTACAACAGATATGCCGCAACCCAATATGATTATTTATTTAAACGCAAGTCTTGATACGTTATTGCAACGTATTGAAATGAGAGGACGGGAAATCGAAAAAAATATGGATCCGTTTTACTTACATGAGCTATCCGTAGCGTACGAACAAACGATGGAATCATTTGAAAAAGCAAACCCTCACGTTCCAGTTCTTCGTTTCAATGGGGACAAGCTTGATTTTGTACACCGCCCATCCGACTTGCTTTATATATTGGAACAAATAGAAAATCGATTAAAAGGAGCTAATTGCCATGAACTTACGTGA